From Microcystis aeruginosa NIES-2549, a single genomic window includes:
- a CDS encoding TIGR04283 family arsenosugar biosynthesis glycosyltransferase, with translation MNYLSVIIPTLNEELRIAATLKQIGEGVEIIVVDGGSTDKTREIAEQLGAKVIISPSKGRAFQMNLGAKIAKGDILLFLHGDTLLPQNYQEQIINTLSQSGTVAGAFELKIDGEEKTLRLVEKLVNWRSRWLSLPYGDQGIFLKASILADLGGFPELPIMEDFELIQRLKKRGKIAIVAAAVITSARRWQKLGVGKTTLVNQLVIIGYYLKIPPRLLKSFYRLW, from the coding sequence ATGAATTATCTTAGTGTTATCATTCCGACTCTTAATGAGGAGTTAAGAATTGCAGCAACGTTAAAACAGATAGGTGAAGGAGTAGAAATTATTGTTGTCGATGGGGGAAGTACCGATAAAACTAGAGAAATAGCCGAACAATTGGGAGCGAAAGTAATTATTTCACCCAGTAAAGGTCGTGCATTTCAGATGAATTTAGGAGCTAAAATAGCGAAAGGAGATATTTTGTTATTTCTGCACGGAGATACTTTACTTCCCCAGAATTATCAAGAACAAATTATCAATACTTTATCCCAATCTGGGACAGTAGCGGGGGCCTTTGAATTAAAAATTGATGGAGAGGAAAAAACCCTGCGTTTAGTGGAAAAATTAGTTAATTGGCGTTCTCGCTGGCTTTCCCTTCCCTACGGAGATCAAGGAATATTTTTAAAAGCCTCAATCTTGGCCGATTTGGGCGGTTTTCCTGAGTTGCCAATTATGGAAGATTTTGAATTAATACAAAGATTGAAAAAAAGGGGTAAAATAGCCATAGTTGCTGCTGCGGTGATTACCTCGGCAAGACGTTGGCAAAAATTAGGAGTTGGCAAAACTACCTTAGTTAATCAATTAGTTATTATTGGTTATTATCTAAAAATTCCGCCGCGCTTGTTGAAAAGTTTTTATCGTTTATGGTAA
- the crtD gene encoding C-3',4' desaturase CrtD gives MTQITVIGAGIGGLTAAALLARRGYQVTVYDQALVPGGCASTFSRRGFTFDVGATQVAGLEVGGIHQRIFAELGIDLPDSVPCDPACAVFLPGETTPINVWRDPQKWQEERQKQFPGSEPFWQLLQKLFQASWRFQSRDPVLPPRNWWDLGQLIAALRLDTAITFPFTLMTVGDALRLYGLERDKRLKTFLDLQLKLYSQVNADETALLYAATALAVSQSPQGLSHLQGSMQVLSDRLVAALEKYGGKLQMRHTVEKILTEKGKATGIIVINQKNGQIYPEMADEIVANIPIQNLPQLIDREAIPSLYHQRIEKLPPASGAFVVYLGVDRAAIPPDCPPHLQFLYDYDGIIGENNSLFVSVSKEGDGRAPVGKATIIASSFTDTSLWWRKGEDNYQQLKAAYTQEAIERLGNYFHLSPDHIVHIESATPRTFERFTGRNQGIVGGIGQRLSTFGPFGVATRTPIPHLWLVGDSTHPGEGTAGVSYSALTVVRQIENQLSSRAK, from the coding sequence ATGACGCAAATTACCGTTATTGGTGCAGGGATTGGCGGACTAACGGCGGCGGCATTATTGGCGCGTCGAGGTTATCAAGTCACAGTATATGATCAGGCGCTCGTCCCCGGAGGTTGTGCCTCGACTTTTTCCCGTCGGGGTTTTACCTTTGACGTGGGGGCAACTCAAGTGGCAGGATTAGAAGTAGGGGGCATTCATCAGCGCATTTTTGCCGAATTAGGGATAGATTTACCCGATTCTGTCCCCTGCGATCCCGCTTGTGCCGTTTTTCTGCCGGGGGAAACCACTCCGATAAATGTCTGGCGCGATCCGCAAAAGTGGCAAGAGGAAAGACAAAAACAATTTCCGGGCAGCGAACCTTTTTGGCAATTATTACAAAAACTCTTTCAAGCAAGTTGGCGTTTTCAAAGTCGCGATCCAGTTTTACCCCCGCGCAACTGGTGGGATTTAGGGCAATTAATCGCCGCTTTGCGTTTAGATACTGCCATTACCTTCCCCTTTACTTTGATGACTGTGGGAGATGCTCTGCGATTATACGGCTTAGAGAGGGATAAACGCCTAAAAACCTTTCTTGATCTCCAGTTAAAGCTTTATTCCCAAGTTAATGCCGATGAAACTGCTTTACTTTATGCCGCCACCGCTTTAGCAGTTTCTCAGTCTCCCCAAGGTTTATCCCACCTTCAGGGTAGTATGCAAGTATTAAGCGATCGCCTAGTAGCAGCTTTGGAAAAATACGGCGGTAAATTGCAAATGCGCCACACAGTAGAAAAAATACTGACAGAAAAGGGAAAAGCCACGGGAATTATCGTCATAAATCAAAAAAATGGTCAAATATATCCAGAAATGGCCGATGAGATTGTGGCTAATATCCCGATCCAAAATTTACCACAATTAATCGATCGCGAAGCCATTCCCAGTCTTTATCACCAGAGAATCGAAAAACTTCCCCCCGCATCCGGTGCTTTTGTGGTTTACTTAGGAGTCGATCGCGCTGCTATTCCCCCCGATTGTCCTCCCCATTTGCAATTTCTCTACGATTACGATGGCATAATCGGCGAAAATAACTCTTTGTTTGTTTCCGTGAGTAAAGAAGGGGATGGCCGCGCTCCAGTGGGAAAAGCGACGATTATTGCTTCTTCCTTCACCGATACCAGTCTTTGGTGGCGAAAAGGAGAAGATAATTATCAGCAATTAAAAGCAGCATACACCCAAGAGGCGATCGAGCGTCTCGGTAATTATTTCCATCTTAGTCCTGATCACATCGTTCACATCGAATCAGCTACACCTCGTACTTTTGAGCGGTTTACGGGGCGAAATCAGGGCATTGTCGGCGGTATTGGTCAAAGATTGTCCACTTTTGGCCCTTTTGGAGTAGCGACGCGCACTCCGATCCCCCATCTTTGGTTAGTGGGAGATTCCACCCATCCGGGAGAAGGCACTGCCGGAGTCAGCTATTCGGCGCTAACGGTAGTTAGACAGATTGAGAATCAATTAAGTAGTCGTGCAAAATAA
- a CDS encoding DUF4912 domain-containing protein has translation MVPEYPPLDEMTLRQLRRVASQYSISRYSRMRKTQLIEAISQAMGVSGNFKSTIKEEKPVEAAKFELGQAHPIEDILGSVDDGLGDLPGGYGENRITLLPRDPQWAYAYWDIPNESKEGLRRQGGQQLALRLYDVTDIDLNSQGAHSVQEYLCDELAREWYLPIPVSDRDYVIDIGYRCADGRWLVLARSPLVRIPPVYPSDWIEDVFVTVNWEEELVGKTVYELVPPSKRYGSSAGTTATSPIYDQIFESVGDIEALRVAGSLFGSMQHVAGSVPMSEVISSYVFPSGVGMWAVPTVSGLTASGIGMTASGIGMGASETLQRPRKFWLVADAELIVYGATEPDATVTIGGRPIKLNPDGTFRYQMSFQDGLIDYPIMAVAADGEQNRSIHMKFTRETPSRNTNSKDEAVLEWLF, from the coding sequence ATGGTTCCAGAATACCCACCCTTAGATGAGATGACCTTGCGGCAACTACGACGAGTTGCCAGTCAATACAGCATCTCTCGTTATAGTCGGATGCGGAAAACGCAATTAATTGAGGCAATCAGCCAAGCTATGGGAGTAAGCGGCAATTTTAAATCTACTATTAAAGAGGAAAAACCAGTGGAAGCAGCAAAATTTGAATTAGGTCAAGCTCACCCGATCGAAGATATCCTAGGTTCGGTGGATGATGGTTTAGGAGATCTGCCCGGTGGCTACGGTGAAAATCGCATTACCCTCCTACCTCGCGATCCCCAGTGGGCCTATGCTTACTGGGATATACCCAACGAATCGAAGGAAGGTCTACGTCGTCAAGGGGGACAACAATTAGCCCTGCGTCTTTATGATGTCACCGATATCGATCTCAATAGCCAAGGCGCTCACAGTGTCCAAGAATATCTCTGTGATGAATTGGCCCGGGAATGGTATTTACCGATTCCGGTCAGCGATCGAGATTATGTTATCGATATCGGTTATCGTTGTGCTGATGGTCGTTGGTTAGTTTTGGCCCGTTCTCCTTTAGTCCGGATTCCTCCCGTCTATCCTTCCGACTGGATTGAAGATGTTTTTGTCACCGTTAACTGGGAAGAAGAACTGGTGGGTAAAACTGTTTACGAACTCGTTCCCCCCAGCAAACGCTACGGCAGCAGCGCTGGAACCACGGCAACTAGCCCCATCTACGACCAAATTTTCGAGAGTGTCGGCGATATCGAGGCCCTACGGGTGGCCGGTTCCTTGTTTGGTTCCATGCAGCACGTCGCCGGTTCCGTACCGATGTCGGAAGTGATCAGTTCTTATGTATTCCCCTCCGGAGTTGGTATGTGGGCGGTTCCCACGGTATCGGGACTAACCGCTTCTGGTATCGGCATGACTGCTTCTGGTATCGGTATGGGTGCTTCGGAAACCCTACAACGTCCGCGCAAATTCTGGTTAGTTGCCGATGCAGAATTAATCGTCTATGGTGCCACCGAACCCGATGCCACCGTAACTATCGGTGGTCGTCCGATCAAACTCAATCCCGATGGCACTTTCCGCTATCAGATGTCCTTCCAAGACGGTTTAATCGATTATCCGATTATGGCCGTGGCCGCCGATGGTGAACAAAATCGTTCTATCCACATGAAATTCACCAGGGAAACCCCCTCTCGCAATACCAACAGTAAAGACGAGGCGGTTCTAGAATGGTTATTCTAG
- a CDS encoding CoA-binding protein, giving the protein MPNIKGDDGALKTIFSNSKIIAVVGHSEKSSRASYQVAKFLQAVGYRVYPVNPMVQQIDGQSCYPSLEAIPEPVDIVNVFRHPDYLPEIVESAIAIRAATLWTQLKIYHPVAEKKAIEAGLNVIMDACIQIEYQRLFA; this is encoded by the coding sequence ATGCCGAATATTAAAGGAGACGATGGTGCGCTCAAAACCATTTTCAGCAATAGTAAAATTATCGCAGTGGTCGGTCATTCTGAGAAATCGAGCCGCGCCAGCTATCAGGTGGCCAAATTCCTGCAAGCGGTGGGTTATCGAGTCTATCCAGTCAATCCGATGGTCCAGCAAATTGATGGTCAAAGCTGCTATCCTTCTCTAGAGGCTATCCCCGAACCTGTGGATATTGTTAACGTTTTTCGTCATCCTGATTATCTACCCGAAATTGTCGAGTCAGCTATTGCTATTCGGGCCGCTACCCTTTGGACACAATTGAAAATTTATCACCCAGTGGCGGAAAAAAAAGCGATCGAGGCAGGTTTAAATGTAATTATGGATGCTTGTATCCAGATAGAATATCAGCGTTTATTTGCCTAA
- the thrB gene encoding homoserine kinase yields the protein MTTFTVTVPATTANIGPGFDCLGAALTLYNQFTFTLLPATTANPVSISVKGTESAKVSQGADNLIYTSFLQVYQTIGQNPPPIAIEIGLGVPLARGLGSSATAIIGGLVAANQCAGNPLSMGEIEALAIALEGHPDNVVPALRGNCQLSAGDSTNWAICQVFWQKNLIPVLAIPDFELATEKARAVLPEKISRQEAIFNISRLGLLLRGLETGNGDWLRIALEDKLHQPYRQSLIPGYEKVKKAAINGGAYGMVISGAGPSLLALTNPDNAQKIATEMTNAWEEVGINSSAKILALDTLGAQVNC from the coding sequence ATGACAACTTTTACGGTAACAGTTCCCGCTACCACTGCTAATATTGGGCCCGGCTTCGATTGTCTCGGAGCGGCCTTAACCCTATATAATCAGTTTACTTTTACCCTGCTGCCGGCAACGACAGCTAACCCTGTCAGCATTAGTGTCAAGGGAACTGAATCAGCTAAAGTTAGCCAAGGGGCTGATAATTTAATCTATACTTCTTTTTTGCAAGTTTATCAAACAATAGGACAGAATCCGCCCCCTATCGCCATCGAGATCGGTTTAGGGGTTCCTCTGGCTAGAGGTTTAGGTAGTTCTGCCACTGCTATTATCGGTGGGTTAGTGGCTGCCAATCAATGCGCCGGAAATCCTTTATCTATGGGGGAAATCGAAGCATTAGCGATCGCATTGGAGGGACATCCAGATAATGTGGTGCCGGCTTTGCGGGGCAACTGTCAGCTATCGGCAGGTGATAGCACAAATTGGGCTATTTGTCAAGTATTTTGGCAAAAAAATCTCATTCCCGTCTTGGCGATTCCCGATTTTGAACTGGCTACGGAAAAAGCTAGGGCGGTTTTACCCGAAAAAATTAGCCGTCAGGAGGCAATTTTCAATATTTCCCGCTTGGGTTTATTATTGCGGGGATTAGAGACGGGTAACGGCGATTGGCTGAGAATTGCCCTAGAGGATAAACTGCATCAACCCTATCGCCAATCTTTGATCCCGGGTTACGAAAAGGTGAAAAAAGCCGCCATTAATGGGGGTGCTTACGGGATGGTAATTAGTGGCGCAGGTCCGAGCCTATTGGCTTTAACTAACCCCGACAATGCCCAAAAAATAGCCACAGAGATGACCAATGCTTGGGAGGAAGTGGGGATTAACTCCAGCGCCAAAATTTTGGCTTTAGATACCCTAGGGGCCCAAGTAAACTGTTAA
- a CDS encoding superoxide dismutase, with translation MSLDRRQFLYLLGATLGTGTLAGFNSAAFAATGPYSLIALPYSYDALEPYIDKETMQFHHDKHHAAYVNNLNAAVAKYPELQKKTVVELIKNLDSLPADLRITIRNNGGGDLNHTMFWQIMSPDGGGEPTGEIGAAIIAKFGSFEEFKNAFNQAGTKLFGSGWTWLVLNKSGKLEITSTANQDSPLMKGLQPIMGNDVWEHAYYLKYRNQRAEYLKQWWNVVNWEEVNRRYLQAKA, from the coding sequence ATGTCTCTCGATCGCCGTCAATTTCTTTATCTTTTAGGTGCTACCCTTGGCACAGGCACTCTTGCTGGTTTTAACTCTGCCGCTTTTGCCGCTACCGGTCCCTATAGTCTCATTGCCCTCCCCTATAGCTATGATGCCCTAGAACCTTATATTGATAAGGAAACGATGCAATTTCATCACGATAAACACCATGCAGCCTACGTTAATAATCTCAACGCGGCAGTGGCAAAATATCCAGAATTGCAGAAAAAAACAGTAGTAGAATTAATTAAAAATCTTGACTCTTTACCCGCCGATCTTCGCATCACTATCCGCAATAATGGCGGCGGCGATCTTAATCATACGATGTTTTGGCAGATTATGTCCCCCGATGGCGGTGGCGAACCAACAGGAGAAATAGGAGCGGCAATAATCGCTAAATTTGGCAGTTTCGAGGAATTTAAAAACGCTTTCAACCAAGCTGGTACTAAACTTTTTGGTAGTGGTTGGACATGGTTGGTTTTAAATAAGTCAGGAAAACTAGAAATTACCAGCACTGCTAACCAAGATAGCCCGCTAATGAAGGGATTACAGCCAATTATGGGCAATGATGTCTGGGAACACGCCTATTACTTAAAATATCGTAATCAACGGGCTGAGTATTTAAAACAGTGGTGGAATGTGGTTAACTGGGAGGAGGTAAATCGCCGCTATCTTCAGGCAAAAGCTTAA
- a CDS encoding histidine phosphatase family protein has product MATRVIIVRHGQSSYNAEQKIQGRSDGSVLTEKGHLDAEKVGNALSQIDIAAFYCSPLQRAKSTAEVIQSRLNNSPVIQPTSQLLEIDLPIWENMVKEEVKAQYPQEYRDWHQKPHEFKMILPDGQEHYPVLSLYQQAQDFWREIIPQHEGQTILIVAHNGINRCLILSAIGIPVSLYHSLQQSNCCVNVLNFTRNFGDPVQVESLNQTAHLGIALPPPRPPFQGSRLLLVRHGETQWNRDKRFQGVRDIPLNDNGKAQAEKAAEFLRETAIDHAVTSPLSRPKETAQIILQYHPNVTLDTQVDLTEICHGLWEGKLEEEIEASFPGMLEDWKNAPETVQMPEGENLQEVWDRAIACWQQIVKTYSNSDSPKTIMVVAHDAINKVILCYLLGLKPANFWNIKQGNGAVSVIDYPKGVDSQPVLQAINITSHLGAGILDRTAAGAL; this is encoded by the coding sequence TTGGCTACCCGTGTGATTATTGTTCGTCATGGACAAAGCAGTTATAACGCAGAGCAGAAAATACAAGGTCGCAGTGATGGCTCGGTTTTGACGGAAAAAGGGCATCTGGACGCGGAAAAAGTGGGAAATGCCCTCAGTCAAATCGATATCGCCGCTTTTTACTGTAGTCCTCTCCAAAGAGCCAAATCTACTGCTGAGGTGATTCAGTCTCGTTTAAATAACTCTCCCGTCATTCAACCCACTTCGCAGTTACTAGAAATCGATCTGCCTATCTGGGAAAATATGGTCAAAGAGGAGGTAAAAGCTCAATACCCCCAAGAATATCGGGATTGGCACCAAAAACCTCACGAATTTAAGATGATACTGCCCGATGGTCAAGAACATTATCCCGTTCTCTCTCTCTATCAACAAGCGCAGGATTTTTGGCGAGAAATTATTCCCCAACACGAGGGCCAAACTATCCTCATTGTTGCCCATAACGGCATTAATCGCTGTTTAATCCTCAGTGCCATCGGTATTCCAGTTTCCTTATACCATTCCCTGCAACAATCTAACTGTTGTGTTAATGTTCTCAATTTTACGCGTAATTTTGGTGATCCTGTCCAGGTGGAATCCCTCAATCAAACGGCACACTTAGGGATAGCTTTACCCCCACCGCGTCCTCCTTTCCAAGGTTCTAGGCTGCTACTGGTGCGTCACGGAGAAACCCAATGGAATCGGGATAAACGTTTTCAAGGTGTGCGCGATATTCCTCTCAATGATAATGGCAAAGCTCAAGCTGAGAAAGCCGCCGAATTTCTGCGAGAAACGGCGATCGATCACGCTGTCACCAGTCCTTTGTCTCGTCCCAAGGAAACTGCCCAAATTATCCTGCAATATCACCCCAATGTCACCTTAGATACCCAAGTAGATCTGACGGAAATCTGTCACGGACTTTGGGAAGGTAAATTAGAGGAGGAAATTGAAGCAAGTTTCCCCGGGATGTTAGAAGACTGGAAAAATGCCCCGGAAACCGTGCAAATGCCGGAAGGGGAGAATTTACAGGAGGTTTGGGATCGAGCGATCGCTTGTTGGCAGCAAATCGTTAAAACCTATAGTAATAGCGATAGTCCTAAGACAATTATGGTAGTAGCTCACGATGCCATTAATAAGGTGATTCTTTGTTATTTATTGGGTTTAAAACCCGCCAATTTCTGGAATATTAAACAGGGAAATGGCGCGGTTAGTGTTATCGATTATCCCAAAGGGGTTGACTCTCAACCGGTCCTACAAGCAATTAATATTACCTCTCATCTAGGAGCGGGAATACTCGATCGCACGGCAGCCGGCGCTTTATAA